In Triticum aestivum cultivar Chinese Spring chromosome 5B, IWGSC CS RefSeq v2.1, whole genome shotgun sequence, the following proteins share a genomic window:
- the LOC123110112 gene encoding receptor-like protein kinase 7: MPPARPFHLHLHLAVAALLLSAVLHAASAATPPELDALMAFKSSLAIPPAADAFFASWDAAAATPCNFTGVTCRGSAVTALSVPEMNVTAESVPFDVLCGSLKSLATLSLPSNALAGTIAGVDACVGLQELSLPFNSFSGEIPDLSPLTGLRTLNLSSNAFSGSFPWSALTAMPGLQALSAGDNPFLTPTKSFPPEITRLTNLTRLYLSAANIAGPIPAAIGRLTRLVDLELADNPLTGEIPPAISQLVNLQSLELYNCSLTGALPRGFGRLTRLQFFDASQNQLTGGLSELRSLTRLVSLQLFYNGLSGEVPPEFGDFRELVNLSLYSNNLTGDLPPKLGSWSEFNFIDVSTNSLTGPIPPDMCKRGTMLKLLMLENRFSGEIPATYATCATLQRFRVSKNLLTGDVPEGLWALPNAEIIDLEGNHFTGGISEGIGKAASLTSLHLAGNKFSGAIPSSIGDAGKLQSIDVSSNELSGEIPPSIGKLVGLDSLDIAGNGISGAIPASLGSCSALSTMNLAENKLAGAIPTELRGLTRLNSLNISSNELSGAVPAILAELKLSYLNLSNNRLDGPVPAGLAISAYGESFQGNPGLCANNGAGFLRRCTPGDGGRSGSTARTLVTCLLAGMAVLLAVLGVAIFIKKRRQHAEAAAMAGGKLLFAKKGSWNVKSFRMMAFDEREIVGGVRDENLIGSGGSGNVYRVKLGCGTVVAVKHITRTRAAAAASAGPTAAMLPRSASASARQCREFDAEVGTLSSIRHVNVVKLLCSVTSEDGAASLLVYEHLPNGSLYESLHGPTARKLGGLGWPERYEVAVGAARGLEYLHHGCGDRPILHRDVKSSNILLDEAFKPRLADFGLAKILHANAGAGKLQGEPWSSSGGAVAGTVGYMAPEYAYARKVTEKSDVYSFGVVLLELATGRAAVADGEDVVEWASRRLDGAGNGREKAMALVDASAAREEWEKEEAVRVLRVAVLCTSRTPAVRPSMRSVVQMLEDAAVGRECSGNGKPALEVKVVAP, from the coding sequence ATGCCGCCCGCCCGCCccttccacctccacctccacctcgccgtcgccgccctcctcctctccgccgTCCTCCATGCCGCCTCCGCCGCGACGCCCCCAGAGTTGGACGCCCTCATGGCCTTCAAGTCGTCCCTCGCCATCCCTCCCGcggccgacgccttcttcgcgtcCTGGGACGCCGCGGCGGCCACGCCCTGCAACTTCACCGGCGTCACGTGCCGCGGCTCCGCCGTCACTGCACTCTCCGTACCCGAGATGAACGTTACCGCCGAGTCCGTCCCGTTCGACGTCCTCTGCGGCTCGCTGAAATCGCTCGCAACGCTCTCGCTCCCGTCGAACGCGCTCGCGGGGACCATCGCCGGCGTCGACGCGTGCGTGGGGCTCCAGGAGCTCAGCCTCCCCTTCAACTCGTTCTCCGGTGAGATCCCCGACCTCTCGCCGCTCACCGGGCTCCGCACGCTCAACCTCTCCTCCAACGCCTTCTCCGGCTCCTTCCCCTGGTCCGCGCTCACCGCCATGCCGGGCCTCCAGGCGCTCTCCGCCGGGGACAATCCCTTCCTCACGCCCACCAAGTCGTTCCCGCCCGAGATCACCAGACTCACCAACCTCACCCGGCTCTACCTCTCCGCGGCCAACATCGCCGGCCCCATCCCCGCGGCCATCGGCCGGCTCACCAGGCTCGTCGACCTCGAGCTCGCCGACAACCCCCTCACCGGCGAGATACCCCCGGCGATCTCCCAGCTCGTCAATCTCCAGAGCCTCGAGCTCTACAACTGCTCTCTCACCGGCGCTCTCCCGCGGGGGTTCGGGAGGCTCACCAGGCTGCAGTTCTTCGACGCGTCCCAGAACCAGCTCACCGGTGGCCTCTCTGAGCTCCGCTCCCTCACGCGGCTCGTCTCGCTGCAGCTCTTCTACAACGGGCTCTCCGGCGAGGTGCCCCCCGAGTTCGGCGACTTCAGGGAGCTCGTCAACCTCTCGCTCTACAGCAACAACCTCACCGGCGACCTGCCGCCGAAACTGGGGAGCTGGTCGGAGTTCAACTTCATCGACGTGTCCACCAACTCGCTCACGGGGCCGATCCCGCCGGACATGTGCAAGCGCGGCACCATGCTGAAGCTGCTGATGCTGGAGAATCGATTCTCCGGCGAGATTCCGGCCACGTACGCGACCTGCGCCACGCTGCAGAGGTTCAGGGTCAGCAAGAACTTGCTCACCGGCGATGTGCCCGAGGGACTCTGGGCGCTTCCCAACGCCGAGATCATCGACCTCGAGGGGAACCACTTCACCGGCGGCATCAGCGAAGGCATCGGGAAAGCCGCGTCGCTCACCAGTCTCCACCTCGCCGGGAACAAATTCTCCGGCGCGATACCGTCATCCATAGGCGATGCTGGGAAGCTGCAGAGCATTGACGTGTCGTCGAACGAGCTCTCCGGCGAGATACCGCCGAGCATCGGCAAGCTGGTCGGTCTCGACAGCCTGGACATTGCCGGGAACGGGATCAGCGGAGCCATCCCGGCGAGCCTCGGGTCGTGCTCGGCGCTCAGCACGATGAACCTCGCCGAGAACAAGCTCGCCGGCGCGATCCCGACTGAGCTGCGTGGCCTCACGCGGCTGAATTCGTTGAACATTTCGAGCAACGAACTCTCTGGCGCCGTGCCGGCGATCCTCGCCGAGCTAAAGCTGAGCTACCTGAACCTGTCCAATAACCGGCTCGACGGGCCCGTGCCGGCGGGGCTGGCTATCTCGGCCTACGGCGAGAGCTTCCAAGGAAACCCCGGCCTGTGCGCCAACAACGGCGCCGGCTTCCTCCGCCGCTGCACGCCGGGAGACGGTGGCCGCTCTGGGAGCACCGCGCGCACGCTCGTCACCTGCCTCCTCGCCGGCATGGCGGTGCTGCTCGCCGTCCTCGGCGTGGCGATATTCATCAAGAAGCGCCGGCAGCACGCGGAGGCCGCAGCCATGGCCGGCGGCAAGCTGCTGTTCGCGAAGAAGGGGTCTTGGAACGTCAAGTCGTTCCGGATGATGGCGTTCGACGAGCGGGAGATCGTGGGCGGCGTCCGGGACGAGAACCTCATCGGCAGCGGCGGGTCCGGGAATGTGTACCGCGTCAAGCTCGGCTGCGGCACCGTGGTGGCCGTGAAGCACATCACCCGGAcccgcgccgcggcggccgcgAGCGCCGGCCCGACGGCGGCCATGCTGCCccggtcggcgtcggcgtcggcgcggCAGTGCCGCGAGTTCGACGCGGAGGTGGGCACGCTGAGCTCCATCCGGCACGTGAACGTGGTGAAGCTGCTGTGCAGCGTGACGAGCGAGGACGGCGCGGCGAGCCTGCTGGTGTACGAGCACCTCCCCAACGGCAGCCTCTACGAGAGCCTGCACGGCCCCACGGCCAGGAAGCTCGGCGGCCTCGGCTGGCCGGAGCGGTACGAGGTCGCCGTGGGCGCCGCCAGGGGGCTGGAGTACCTCCACCACGGCTGCGGCGACCGGCCCATCCTCCACCGCGACGTCAAGTCCAGCAACATCCTCCTCGACGAGGCCTTCAAGCCCCGCCTCGCCGACTTCGGCCTCGCCAAGATCCTCCACGCCAACGCCGGCGCCGGCAAGCTGCAGGGCGAGCCGTGGTCGTCgtcgggcggcgcggtggcgggcaCGGTGGGGTACATGGCGCCCGAGTACGCGTACGCGCGCAAGGTCACCGAGAAgagcgacgtgtacagcttcggcgtgGTGCTGCTGGAGCTGGCGACGGGGCGCGCCGCGGTGGCCGACGGCGAGGACGTGGTGGAGTGGGCGTCGCGGCGGCTGGACGGGGCCGGCAACGGGCGGGAGAAGGCGATGGCGCTGGTGGACGCGTcggcggcgcgggaggagtgggagaaggaggaggccgtgCGGGTGCTGCGCGTGGCGGTGCTGTGCACGAGCCGCACGCCGGCGGTGCGGCCGTCGATGCGGTCCGTGGTGCAGATGCTGGAGGACGCCGCCGTCGGCCGCGAGTGCTCCGGCAACGGCAAGCCGGCACTGGAGGTCAAGGTCGTCGCCCCCTAG